One Ranitomeya variabilis isolate aRanVar5 chromosome 5, aRanVar5.hap1, whole genome shotgun sequence DNA window includes the following coding sequences:
- the LOC143774232 gene encoding zona pellucida sperm-binding protein 3-like, with amino-acid sequence MELWVRWSCLLVVLLCGPGFGSSLIRHQRQSDAWWRNYQPGRGSSRGLGQSISGVGSPRWDSRYNGRDQHLRDLTQAPSSVSVQCGEDRMVVMVNRDFYGNGKLVKPSDLTLGSCRPGQQTTDSTVVFENGLQECGNSLEMTPDWLVYNSNLRYTPTSSRNVPIIRSNSAVVPVQCFYPRHGNVSSNAIKPTWTPFSTTLTSEERLAFSLQLMTADFSSPSSVLVFQLGEKLYIEASLDIQNHVPMLLFVDRCVATITPDMDSRPSYDIISNNGCMMDSMEEDSSSVFVSPRPQANKLRFMVDAFRFTDSAASTIYITCTLRAADINQTPDPMNKACSYNKASSSWTSVEGSSGICQCCTTRNCATAAGQRTQWGSSSGRQRGFGKRDVGSHVEKHGMATLGPILVTGSKSDQVTGAGTLQASRMTAEREPLQLWVLVAIGSVTSVVVAVALTVVGKCVLKRFSHKESVQQ; translated from the exons ATGGAGCTGTGGGTCAGGTGGAGTTGTCTACTAGTGGTTCTTCTATGTGGACCAGGCTTTGGTAGCTCGTTGATCAGACACCAGCGTCAGTCAGATGCTTGGTGGAGGAATTATCAGCCTGGGAGGGGATCTTCTAGAGGACTTGGACAGTCTATATCTGGAGTGGGGTCTCCCAGATGGGACAGCAGGTATAATGGCAGAGACCAACATCTCCGAGACCTCACTCAAGCTCCATCCTCTGTCAGTGTGCAGTGTGGTGAGGACAggatggtggtgatggtgaacaGAGACTTCTATGGGAATGGTAAGCTGGTGAAGCCCTcagacctgaccctgggctcctgcAGGCCGGGACAGCAGACTACAGATAGTACTGTGGTGTTTGAGAATGGTCTTCAAGAATGTGGGAACAGTTTAGAG ATGACTCCAGACTGGCTGGTCTACAACTCCAACCTACGCTACACCCCCACCTCTTCCAGGAATGTGCCCATCATCAGGTCCAACTCTGCTGTGGTTCCTGTCCAGTGCTTCTACCCAAG GCACGGTAATGTGAGCAGCAATGCCATCAAGCCAACATGGACTCCATTCAGCACCACACTGACCTCGGAGGAGAGGCTGGCATTCTCCTTGCAGCTTATGACTG CGGACTTCAGTTCCCCCAGTTCAGTACTGGTCTTTCAGCTTGGTGAGAAATTGTACATAGAAGCCTCTCTGGATATCCAGAACCATGTTCCGATGCTCCTGTTTGTTGACCGTTGTGTGGCCACCATTACTCCAGATATGGACTCTAGACCCAGTTATGACATAATCTCCAACAATGG ATGCATGATGGACAGTATGGAAGAAGATTCTTCGTCTGTCTTTGTTTCACCAAGACCTCAAGCCAACAAGCTCCGCTTCATGGTTGATGCCTTCAGATTCACTGACAGCGCTGCCTCTACG ATCTACATCACATGTACCCTGAGAGCTGCTGACATCAACCAGACCCCTGATCCCATGAATAAGGCCTGCTCCTACAACAAGGCATCTAGCAG CTGGACATCTGTGGAAGGATCTAGTGGGATCTGCCAGTGCTGCACCACCAGGAACTGCGCTACTGCTGCCGGCCAGAGAACACAATGGGGATCATCCTCCGGAAGGCAGAGGGGATTTGGGAAGAGGGATGTTG GTTCTCATGTAGAGAAACATGGCATGGCCACCCTGGGTCCCATACTAGTGACTGGATCCAAGTCCGACCAGGTTACCGGAGCAGGAACCCTCCAAGCTTCCAGGATGACTGCAGAACGTGAACCTCTACAGCTGTGGGTGCTGGTGGCCATCGGATCTGTCACTTCAGTAGTTGTTGCCGTTGCTCTTACTGTGGTTGGAAAATGTGTTCTGAAAAGATTTTCCCACAAAGAATCTGTGCAGCAATAA